The following are encoded in a window of Thermococcus sp. MV5 genomic DNA:
- a CDS encoding NifB/NifX family molybdenum-iron cluster-binding protein, with product MRIAIPAEDEKGLESNVSGHFGRAKYFVFVDVENGKIKNTEVVEVPFDKHGPGDLPNFIKEHHSKVVLAYGMGRRAIEYFNNLGIEVVTGAHGKIKDIVEAFIHQVLEIDPYWKKKIEEEKKREGHHEHSCHS from the coding sequence ATGAGAATAGCAATACCTGCTGAGGATGAGAAAGGCTTAGAAAGCAACGTAAGTGGGCACTTTGGAAGAGCTAAGTACTTTGTTTTTGTTGATGTTGAAAATGGCAAAATTAAAAATACTGAAGTTGTGGAGGTGCCTTTTGATAAACATGGACCTGGAGACTTGCCAAATTTCATCAAGGAGCACCACAGCAAAGTAGTTTTAGCTTATGGAATGGGAAGGAGAGCAATAGAATATTTCAACAATCTCGGTATTGAAGTTGTTACTGGAGCTCACGGCAAAATCAAAGATATAGTTGAGGCATTTATTCATCAAGTTCTTGAAATTGATCCATACTGGAAAAAGAAGATCGAAGAAGAGAAAAAGAGGGAAGGGCACCATGAACACAGTTGCCATTCCTAA
- a CDS encoding FmdE family protein, translating to MLMINQLIKEGKVEEILEYARQFHGHVCPYLALGIRASLIAMEELGVERLDHSKSVDESVLAIVEINSCFTDGVQVTTGCTLGNNSLIYWDLGKTALTLVKRSTWEGVRVYVDAEKLRKYYPPGAVELFTKVVRERKGTPEERKRLWEVWEEAARVMLKLPKDEFKIEKVGVSPIEQAPIFESVRCVKCNELVMSTRTVSFDGEQVCLRCAGERYYAVIGRGIVEVNGFRRR from the coding sequence ATGCTCATGATCAATCAACTTATTAAGGAAGGAAAAGTTGAAGAAATCCTTGAATACGCCAGGCAATTTCATGGACACGTCTGTCCGTATCTTGCTCTTGGAATCAGGGCCTCATTGATTGCTATGGAAGAGCTTGGCGTTGAAAGACTTGATCATTCTAAAAGTGTTGATGAAAGCGTCTTGGCAATAGTTGAGATTAATAGTTGCTTCACAGATGGTGTTCAAGTGACAACAGGCTGTACCCTGGGAAACAATTCTCTTATATACTGGGATCTCGGAAAAACTGCCCTCACGCTTGTTAAACGATCAACATGGGAAGGAGTCAGGGTCTATGTCGACGCAGAAAAATTGAGGAAGTACTATCCTCCTGGTGCTGTGGAACTCTTCACTAAAGTTGTCAGGGAAAGGAAAGGGACACCTGAGGAAAGAAAACGCCTTTGGGAAGTTTGGGAAGAAGCAGCAAGGGTTATGTTAAAACTTCCAAAAGATGAATTTAAGATTGAAAAAGTTGGGGTTTCGCCAATTGAACAAGCCCCAATATTCGAAAGCGTTCGCTGTGTTAAGTGTAATGAGCTTGTAATGTCCACAAGGACAGTATCTTTTGATGGTGAGCAAGTTTGTTTGAGATGCGCGGGAGAAAGATATTATGCTGTAATTGGAAGGGGGATAGTGGAGGTTAATGGTTTTAGGAGGCGATAA
- a CDS encoding iron ABC transporter substrate-binding protein has product MKRTPFLLGMLLILLISGCINSSQSSITSNTSTVAQYVTVTDLLGRSVEVPSEVTKVVATGPGALRLIVYLNATDKVVGVEEFEKRYSYGRPYIIAHPELKDLPIIGPGGPGKLPDLEALINLNPDVIFMTYVDSKTADEIQEKTGIPVIVLSYGQLTTFEDEELFRSIELAGKILGKEKRAEDVLNFIKSIQEDLIKRTENAKSPDVYVGGIGYKGAHGIESTEAKYPPFVVLHASNVADELGEGHKFIDKEKLLEWNPEYLFLDEGGLSLVLDDYNKNPEFYNSLTAVKEGNIYGVLPYNFYTTNIGTALADTYFIGKILYPERFEDVDPVKKADEIYTFLVGKPVYKEMAAQFGGFGRIELTNGTVEYSLPTSP; this is encoded by the coding sequence ATGAAGAGGACTCCATTTTTACTGGGTATGTTGTTGATTCTTTTAATTAGCGGATGTATAAATAGCTCACAAAGCTCAATAACTAGCAACACTTCCACAGTTGCTCAATACGTAACTGTCACTGATTTGCTGGGAAGGAGCGTTGAGGTTCCATCAGAGGTCACTAAGGTTGTTGCAACGGGACCTGGTGCTTTGAGGTTAATAGTTTACCTAAATGCTACTGATAAGGTGGTGGGTGTCGAAGAGTTTGAGAAGCGTTATTCCTATGGTAGGCCATATATAATAGCTCATCCGGAACTTAAAGATCTCCCTATTATAGGACCTGGGGGACCGGGGAAGCTTCCTGATCTCGAGGCGTTGATTAATCTAAACCCCGATGTTATATTCATGACATACGTTGATAGCAAAACAGCTGATGAAATACAGGAGAAGACCGGTATCCCGGTCATTGTTCTTAGTTATGGTCAATTGACCACATTTGAAGATGAAGAGCTATTTAGATCTATTGAATTGGCAGGTAAGATCCTTGGAAAGGAGAAACGTGCTGAAGATGTTCTGAACTTCATTAAGTCTATACAGGAAGACCTAATAAAGCGTACTGAGAACGCTAAAAGTCCGGATGTTTATGTTGGGGGTATAGGTTATAAGGGGGCACATGGGATAGAGAGCACCGAGGCCAAATATCCGCCTTTTGTTGTATTGCATGCCAGTAATGTGGCTGATGAGCTTGGTGAAGGTCATAAGTTTATAGATAAAGAAAAGCTTCTTGAATGGAACCCAGAATATCTATTTCTTGATGAAGGAGGGTTAAGTCTTGTGCTTGATGACTACAACAAGAATCCAGAGTTCTATAACTCATTAACTGCTGTAAAGGAGGGCAATATCTATGGTGTCCTACCATACAACTTTTACACAACTAATATAGGGACCGCTTTAGCAGACACGTATTTCATTGGAAAAATCCTATACCCAGAGCGTTTTGAGGATGTGGATCCAGTAAAAAAGGCTGATGAAATATATACATTCCTAGTTGGAAAGCCAGTCTACAAAGAAATGGCCGCTCAATTTGGGGGATTTGGTAGGATTGAATTGACAAATGGGACTGTCGAATATTCCCTACCCACTTCACCGTGA
- a CDS encoding iron ABC transporter permease, with translation MDYEHYIARKVLVGIFLSLLLVLVSLYSIARGGYRLSLEDVFNALIGVGSESAHLVIWNIRLPRVIAGIVVGASLAIAGAVMQGFLRNPLATPFTMGVSHGAMFGASFAILLGAGYAESSGRIILDNPYTVVLFAFFGAISATIVILALAKLKGLSPEAIILAGVAMSSLFIALTTLVQYFANELQLAAMVYWSFGDLGRATWQEDMIILAVFIPVFTYFIIKRWDLNASAVGDDVAKSVGVDVERVRLISTFLAALITAVSVAFVGVIGFVGLIAPHGIRLLVGGDYRFLIPLSALAGGLLLLVADTIARLVFSPMTLPVGVVTSFLGAPTFIYLLIRMEGRR, from the coding sequence ATGGACTACGAGCATTACATTGCTAGAAAAGTGCTGGTTGGTATTTTTCTTTCTCTTCTTCTTGTTTTGGTTAGTCTTTATTCCATAGCGCGTGGTGGATATAGACTTTCCTTAGAAGATGTTTTCAATGCACTCATTGGAGTAGGAAGTGAAAGTGCTCACCTTGTCATTTGGAATATTCGTCTTCCTAGGGTAATCGCAGGAATTGTTGTAGGAGCATCTCTGGCCATAGCGGGAGCAGTTATGCAAGGCTTTCTTAGAAACCCTCTGGCAACCCCGTTTACAATGGGAGTTTCCCATGGGGCAATGTTTGGTGCATCATTTGCTATATTGTTAGGGGCAGGTTATGCGGAAAGTTCAGGTAGGATAATTCTAGATAATCCTTATACTGTTGTTCTCTTTGCTTTCTTTGGGGCAATAAGTGCTACAATAGTTATTCTAGCTCTTGCTAAGTTAAAAGGTCTTAGTCCTGAGGCAATAATTCTAGCTGGGGTTGCCATGAGTTCCCTTTTTATTGCTTTAACAACACTTGTTCAGTACTTTGCTAATGAGTTGCAACTTGCTGCTATGGTCTATTGGAGCTTTGGAGACCTTGGTAGAGCAACATGGCAAGAAGATATGATAATTTTAGCTGTTTTTATTCCCGTATTCACATACTTCATTATCAAACGCTGGGATTTAAATGCCTCTGCAGTAGGAGATGATGTGGCCAAATCAGTCGGTGTTGATGTTGAGAGAGTTAGATTAATCTCCACCTTCCTCGCAGCCTTGATTACAGCAGTGAGTGTGGCTTTTGTGGGGGTTATAGGATTTGTGGGATTGATAGCCCCACATGGTATTAGACTCTTAGTTGGAGGGGATTATCGTTTTTTAATTCCATTATCTGCTCTAGCAGGAGGTCTTCTTCTCCTTGTGGCTGATACTATTGCAAGGTTAGTCTTTTCACCAATGACTCTTCCTGTTGGCGTTGTAACGTCTTTTCTTGGTGCCCCAACGTTCATTTATCTTCTTATAAGGATGGAGGGACGGCGATGA
- a CDS encoding ABC transporter ATP-binding protein, with amino-acid sequence MKAVKVEGLYFTYNGFEVLKGITLEVEEGEFVAILGPNGAGKSTLLKCIAGLLHCSGVKVLERPIQEYSRDELAKLLAYVPQRTIPGFMTVFDMVLLGRRPYMGLRPSRRDIEVVTRTLKKLDISHLALKHSNRLSGGELQKVSIARALAQEPKILLMDEPTNNLDLKSQLDVMEIAKNFVSSGGTSIIVMHDVNLALRFAERFIFMKNGEIVADGGKEILKPRLFEEVYEVKVIIHEVSGVPVVVPLHKHSLL; translated from the coding sequence ATGAAAGCCGTGAAAGTTGAGGGGCTTTATTTTACATACAATGGTTTTGAGGTGTTAAAGGGCATCACTCTTGAGGTTGAGGAGGGAGAATTTGTTGCTATCCTTGGCCCAAATGGTGCTGGAAAAAGTACTCTATTAAAGTGCATTGCAGGGCTTCTTCACTGTTCTGGAGTTAAAGTCTTGGAGAGACCTATTCAAGAATATTCTAGAGACGAGTTGGCAAAACTTCTTGCATACGTCCCACAGAGAACTATTCCTGGGTTTATGACAGTCTTTGATATGGTTCTTCTAGGTAGAAGACCATATATGGGCCTTAGACCTTCTAGAAGAGATATAGAGGTTGTGACTAGAACCCTCAAAAAGCTCGACATCTCACATCTTGCTTTAAAACATAGCAATAGGTTAAGTGGTGGAGAACTCCAAAAAGTAAGTATAGCGAGAGCCTTAGCTCAAGAACCGAAAATCCTTCTAATGGATGAACCAACCAACAATCTTGACTTAAAAAGCCAATTAGATGTCATGGAAATAGCAAAAAATTTTGTATCATCTGGTGGAACATCAATAATCGTCATGCATGATGTAAATCTAGCTCTTCGTTTTGCTGAGAGATTCATTTTCATGAAAAATGGAGAAATCGTAGCCGATGGAGGTAAAGAGATTCTCAAACCAAGACTCTTTGAAGAAGTTTATGAAGTAAAGGTGATCATCCATGAAGTCTCTGGTGTCCCAGTGGTCGTCCCACTTCACAAACATTCTCTACTATAG
- a CDS encoding VIT1/CCC1 transporter family protein has product MEEMLKEARDFYEDEYSDSVLYAFLSRGEKDPKLKEEFLRLSQIESSHAKFWYDFLIKRKIVPKKVKISRFKLFYGKVLRKLLGPGTMVSLLEMGENSAIQKYFKFLTKYKLNDKEKKIVSSIILDELEHERFFYESKKRFHVEHVRDFVLGMNDGLVELLGAVTGLSAVYLYNPMIVGISGLIVGVAGALSMGIGAFISVRSQRQVNESVRQRLEVLFKVSPERAKEELMTKLLESGMPKNIATEVAEKLSSNENAIINLLVQGGEENEIRSAVYTGLAYLTGVAFPVLPYFLASSSLMALPFSILLAGTALAIVATAISILSGISIRKKIGEMVTTGLGAAFLSYLFGRLMESMFHISTL; this is encoded by the coding sequence ATGGAGGAAATGTTAAAAGAAGCAAGAGATTTTTATGAGGACGAATATAGCGACTCAGTATTGTATGCTTTCCTCAGCAGAGGAGAGAAAGACCCAAAGTTAAAAGAAGAGTTTTTGAGATTATCCCAGATAGAATCAAGCCACGCAAAGTTCTGGTACGATTTCCTAATTAAAAGGAAAATTGTACCAAAAAAGGTCAAAATCAGTAGGTTTAAGCTTTTTTATGGGAAAGTTCTCAGAAAATTGCTAGGGCCAGGTACAATGGTTTCACTTCTCGAAATGGGTGAGAACTCTGCCATTCAAAAGTACTTCAAATTTCTTACAAAATACAAACTCAATGATAAAGAAAAAAAGATAGTTTCAAGCATAATTCTAGATGAGCTTGAGCATGAGCGCTTTTTCTATGAGAGCAAAAAACGTTTTCATGTCGAACACGTAAGGGACTTTGTCCTCGGAATGAATGATGGACTTGTTGAACTTTTAGGAGCAGTTACAGGACTTTCAGCAGTTTATCTCTATAATCCTATGATAGTAGGAATAAGCGGGCTAATAGTAGGGGTTGCCGGAGCCCTTTCCATGGGGATAGGAGCTTTTATTTCAGTCCGTTCTCAAAGACAGGTAAACGAAAGCGTGAGACAGAGACTGGAAGTTCTTTTTAAAGTTTCCCCAGAAAGGGCTAAGGAGGAACTTATGACAAAGTTGCTTGAAAGTGGAATGCCAAAAAACATTGCAACGGAAGTTGCTGAAAAACTCTCTTCAAATGAAAATGCAATCATCAACCTTCTTGTGCAGGGAGGAGAAGAAAATGAAATCCGTTCCGCCGTTTATACAGGTTTAGCATATCTAACCGGAGTTGCTTTCCCCGTACTTCCCTATTTTCTCGCTTCATCCTCTCTCATGGCATTGCCATTCTCAATTTTATTAGCTGGCACAGCATTAGCGATTGTTGCAACTGCAATTTCAATACTCTCAGGAATTTCAATAAGAAAAAAGATAGGAGAGATGGTAACAACTGGACTAGGAGCAGCATTTTTGAGTTATCTCTTTGGAAGATTAATGGAGAGCATGTTCCACATCTCAACCCTTTAA
- a CDS encoding MarR family transcriptional regulator, whose amino-acid sequence MSEEIVFKVLKEAGKPLRPGDIAKIAGLDKKEVSEAIKKLKKEGKVISPKRCYYAPAE is encoded by the coding sequence ATGTCCGAGGAAATAGTGTTTAAGGTTTTGAAAGAAGCTGGAAAACCCCTAAGACCTGGAGATATAGCTAAAATTGCCGGGCTAGACAAAAAAGAGGTTAGTGAGGCAATCAAAAAACTCAAAAAAGAAGGGAAGGTCATATCTCCAAAGAGATGTTATTATGCCCCAGCTGAATGA
- the gapN gene encoding NADP-dependent glyceraldehyde-3-phosphate dehydrogenase encodes MNKLVQHKIFDAIYQIGKDGIPEFKTYTARKWSFGEEFYEVKSPINGQVIARASKLSKEQVERIIEKVYDKGREEIRSYPGEKRIESFLKTAHLMKEAFDDFVNVLIVNAGKPKANAVGETKATIERLEKTTFESRRMLGDYIPGDWSEETLESEGIVKREPYGVILAISTFNYPLFISATKVIPGLFSGNAVILKPASTDPLAAILFMRVLELSGFPKESFALLTIPGKLMDVVVKDKRIRAITFTGSTEVGERIIKTGGIKAYHLELGGKDPAIVLDDADLELTSEKIIKGMVSYSGQRCDAIRLILAQEEIYDELKTEIIEKLKKIEPKNPLEDEDAIMGPLIDEKTANYIEEVYNDAIGKGAKPLTQFKRKENYVWPILLEVDKKIVKDLRAFQEDVFGPLTLITKVKDEDEAVEIANSSRFGLDASVFSECEKRARKVARKLEVGSVFINEYPRHGIGYYPFGGMKDSGIGREGIGYSVEQLTTTKTIVHNFKGYGVWEYI; translated from the coding sequence ATGAATAAGCTCGTTCAACATAAGATTTTTGATGCCATATACCAAATTGGCAAAGACGGAATTCCCGAGTTCAAAACCTACACAGCTAGAAAATGGAGTTTTGGAGAGGAGTTTTACGAAGTTAAAAGCCCAATAAATGGACAAGTAATAGCAAGAGCTTCAAAGCTTAGCAAGGAGCAAGTTGAAAGGATTATCGAGAAGGTTTATGACAAAGGTCGTGAGGAAATAAGGAGCTATCCCGGAGAAAAGAGAATAGAAAGCTTCTTGAAAACAGCTCACCTTATGAAGGAAGCCTTTGATGACTTTGTAAATGTTCTCATCGTAAATGCTGGAAAACCAAAAGCAAACGCTGTTGGTGAAACAAAAGCTACCATTGAGAGGCTGGAAAAGACAACCTTTGAATCAAGACGTATGCTTGGCGACTACATTCCTGGAGATTGGAGTGAAGAAACCCTTGAAAGTGAAGGAATTGTTAAAAGAGAGCCTTATGGAGTTATCTTGGCTATAAGCACTTTTAACTACCCACTATTCATATCCGCAACAAAAGTTATACCTGGACTATTTAGTGGAAATGCTGTGATACTGAAACCAGCTTCGACAGATCCACTAGCAGCAATTCTTTTCATGAGAGTTCTTGAATTGAGTGGTTTTCCAAAAGAAAGCTTTGCCCTCCTAACGATTCCAGGGAAACTAATGGATGTAGTTGTAAAAGACAAACGCATAAGGGCCATAACATTTACAGGAAGCACTGAAGTAGGGGAACGCATCATAAAAACGGGAGGAATAAAGGCATATCACCTAGAACTTGGTGGGAAAGACCCAGCAATAGTCCTGGATGATGCTGACTTAGAATTAACAAGTGAAAAAATCATTAAGGGAATGGTAAGTTACTCTGGACAGAGGTGCGATGCCATAAGACTTATCCTGGCCCAGGAGGAAATTTATGATGAACTCAAGACCGAGATAATAGAGAAACTCAAAAAAATAGAACCAAAAAACCCACTTGAAGATGAAGATGCTATAATGGGGCCCCTTATTGATGAAAAGACAGCAAATTACATTGAAGAAGTTTACAATGATGCCATTGGAAAAGGAGCAAAACCACTAACCCAATTCAAGAGAAAAGAAAACTATGTATGGCCCATTCTTCTAGAAGTTGATAAGAAAATAGTTAAAGACCTAAGAGCCTTTCAAGAAGATGTCTTTGGACCATTAACGCTTATCACTAAAGTCAAAGATGAAGACGAAGCTGTTGAAATTGCAAACTCCTCCCGGTTTGGATTAGATGCCTCAGTGTTTAGCGAATGCGAGAAAAGAGCAAGGAAAGTTGCGCGAAAGCTTGAGGTCGGAAGTGTTTTCATAAATGAATACCCACGGCATGGAATTGGCTATTATCCTTTCGGTGGCATGAAAGATAGCGGTATTGGTAGAGAAGGAATCGGCTACTCTGTAGAACAATTAACAACCACAAAAACAATAGTTCACAACTTTAAAGGATATGGTGTTTGGGAGTATATCTGA
- a CDS encoding ferritin family protein yields MEITDREVFEIAINAEIKAKEAYEKVASLVKSDIIRDELLFLAKEEDKHREIIEKMVEKFKESGEEGKKIEIEVMGEFKVIAEKMAEAIKKPEINLDEVYEIAMQAELVSERLYNELASYAANERTRVILNMLADMEKHHFNIIKKHYEYLMQYPDVYKEELYDQLMKDINFNF; encoded by the coding sequence ATGGAGATAACAGATAGGGAAGTTTTTGAAATCGCTATAAATGCAGAAATAAAAGCAAAAGAGGCGTATGAGAAAGTGGCGTCTCTTGTGAAGAGTGACATAATAAGGGATGAACTTCTTTTCTTGGCAAAAGAGGAGGATAAACATCGAGAGATAATAGAAAAAATGGTCGAGAAATTTAAGGAAAGTGGAGAAGAAGGTAAGAAAATTGAGATTGAGGTCATGGGTGAGTTCAAAGTCATTGCAGAGAAAATGGCTGAGGCTATTAAAAAACCAGAGATAAACCTAGATGAGGTTTATGAAATAGCCATGCAAGCTGAGCTTGTGAGTGAAAGGCTTTACAATGAACTCGCCAGTTATGCAGCCAATGAAAGAACGAGAGTCATTTTGAACATGCTCGCTGATATGGAGAAGCATCACTTTAACATTATCAAAAAACATTATGAGTATCTCATGCAGTACCCTGATGTGTACAAAGAAGAGCTCTATGATCAACTTATGAAGGATATAAACTTCAATTTTTGA
- a CDS encoding DOMON domain-containing protein yields the protein MNYSSLMEGASWGVYSPQAGSRGHYSLSSRKGSCKQQGDEQLGGSNDILEFGGREENGYTVIEFKRKLNTGDKYDKTLTPGQKVRFIFALADVDEFTTKHNIARGYGELTLD from the coding sequence GTGAACTACTCCTCCCTTATGGAAGGAGCTTCGTGGGGAGTTTACTCCCCACAGGCCGGTTCACGCGGCCACTACTCCCTATCCTCTCGAAAGGGGTCTTGCAAGCAACAGGGTGATGAACAATTAGGTGGAAGTAATGATATTTTAGAGTTTGGAGGAAGGGAAGAAAATGGGTACACAGTAATTGAGTTTAAACGAAAGCTCAATACTGGCGATAAGTATGATAAAACTCTCACTCCGGGGCAAAAGGTTAGATTTATCTTCGCACTTGCTGATGTGGATGAGTTTACAACTAAACACAACATAGCAAGAGGGTACGGTGAATTAACCCTTGATTGA
- the fbp gene encoding fructose-1,6-bisphosphate aldolase/phosphatase: MAIGEKITISVIKADIGGWPGHCKVHPALIEKANELLKQAKEEGMILDFYATYCGDDLQLIMTHNHGVDSEKIHSLAWHIFKEATEIAKELGLYGAGQDLLKDAFSGNIRGMGPGVAEMEITLRKSEPIVTFHMDKTEPGAFNLPIFKMFGDPFNTAGLVIDPNMHMGFRFEVWDIKEHKKVILNSPEELYDILALIGAKSRYVIKRVYPKKGHKLPEDEPVAVISTEKLYEIAGEYVGKDDPVAIVRAQSGLPALGEVLEPFAFPHLVSGWMRGSHNGPIMPVPLKYATPSRFDGPPRVVALGWQINKDGKLIGPVDLFEDVAFEHARTKALEVADYIRRHGPFEPHRLPLEDMEYTTLPSVLEKLKDRFEPV; the protein is encoded by the coding sequence ATGGCGATTGGTGAAAAAATAACCATTAGCGTGATAAAAGCAGACATCGGAGGATGGCCAGGGCACTGCAAGGTTCATCCAGCCCTTATAGAGAAGGCTAACGAACTTTTGAAACAAGCAAAAGAAGAAGGCATGATACTCGATTTCTATGCAACTTATTGTGGAGACGATCTTCAGCTTATTATGACACATAACCATGGAGTGGATAGTGAGAAAATCCATAGCTTGGCTTGGCACATCTTTAAGGAAGCTACAGAGATAGCTAAGGAACTTGGCCTTTATGGTGCTGGACAGGACTTGCTTAAGGATGCCTTTAGTGGAAACATCAGAGGGATGGGTCCGGGAGTTGCTGAGATGGAAATTACCCTGAGAAAGAGTGAACCGATAGTCACATTCCATATGGACAAAACTGAACCTGGAGCATTCAATTTACCAATCTTTAAGATGTTTGGGGATCCTTTTAACACAGCAGGCCTTGTTATTGACCCTAATATGCACATGGGCTTTAGGTTTGAAGTCTGGGATATCAAAGAACATAAAAAAGTTATACTCAATTCACCCGAGGAGTTGTATGATATCTTAGCATTAATTGGTGCGAAATCAAGATACGTTATAAAGCGTGTTTATCCAAAGAAGGGTCACAAACTTCCAGAAGATGAGCCGGTTGCAGTTATAAGCACTGAGAAGCTTTATGAAATTGCGGGAGAGTATGTAGGGAAAGATGATCCAGTGGCAATAGTTAGGGCCCAGAGTGGTTTGCCAGCTCTTGGAGAAGTTTTAGAACCGTTTGCATTCCCACATCTCGTAAGTGGTTGGATGAGAGGAAGCCACAATGGTCCAATAATGCCTGTTCCTCTCAAGTATGCAACCCCATCAAGATTCGATGGCCCTCCAAGAGTGGTGGCTTTAGGATGGCAGATCAACAAAGATGGTAAGTTAATAGGTCCTGTTGATCTATTTGAGGACGTGGCCTTTGAACATGCAAGGACCAAGGCTTTAGAAGTTGCTGATTATATAAGAAGGCATGGACCATTTGAGCCACACCGTCTCCCACTGGAGGACATGGAATACACAACCTTACCTAGTGTTCTAGAAAAGCTTAAAGACAGATTTGAACCTGTGTGA